A region from the Muribaculum gordoncarteri genome encodes:
- a CDS encoding OadG family transporter subunit: MKKRILLLLVAVITLSAASYAQGRRGLRINEVMVQNDSNYVDDYGLHHAWIELFNSTYAPMEISSVYLTNNPDKPKMYPVPLGDVNTEIPPRQHVVFWADGEPNKGTFHLSFELEPGQDNWIGIYDANGVTLIDSITIPASLEANTTYARKVDGAGSGAEAWEVRDGSDLLYITPSSNNIIIDTNSKVEMFAETDGHGFGLSIMAMCIVFSALLLLSLCFYGISRIGARISQTNKARSQGLETKALAKEERPAHDSGEEIAAIVMALHEHLNTHDKESTILTINKVRKSYSPWSSKIYGLREIPRR; this comes from the coding sequence ATGAAAAAGAGAATATTATTATTGCTCGTTGCAGTCATCACCCTGAGTGCCGCATCCTACGCCCAAGGGCGACGCGGATTGCGCATCAACGAGGTGATGGTGCAGAACGACAGCAACTATGTCGACGACTACGGCCTTCACCATGCATGGATAGAGCTGTTTAACTCGACTTATGCACCGATGGAGATATCGAGTGTGTATCTTACCAACAATCCCGACAAGCCCAAGATGTACCCCGTGCCCCTGGGCGATGTCAACACCGAGATACCTCCCCGCCAGCATGTAGTGTTCTGGGCCGACGGAGAGCCCAACAAGGGCACCTTCCACCTCAGCTTCGAGCTTGAGCCCGGACAGGACAACTGGATAGGTATATACGACGCCAACGGAGTGACACTCATCGACTCGATAACCATCCCCGCCTCACTTGAAGCCAACACAACCTACGCCCGCAAAGTCGACGGCGCAGGCAGTGGCGCCGAGGCATGGGAAGTGCGCGACGGCAGCGACCTGCTCTACATAACCCCGAGCAGCAACAACATCATCATCGACACCAACTCAAAGGTGGAAATGTTTGCCGAAACCGACGGACACGGATTCGGACTGTCGATCATGGCGATGTGCATCGTGTTCAGCGCCCTGTTGCTCCTTAGCCTCTGCTTCTACGGCATAAGCCGCATAGGAGCACGTATATCGCAGACCAACAAGGCACGTTCGCAAGGACTCGAAACCAAGGCTCTGGCCAAGGAAGAGCGTCCGGCCCACGACTCGGGCGAGGAAATCGCCGCAATCGTAATGGCACTGCACGAACACCTCAACACCCACGACAAGGAAAGCACAATCCTCACCATAAACAAGGTGAGAAAGAGCTACTCGCCGTGGAGCTCCAAGATCTACGGACTCCGCGAGATTCCCCGTCGTTAA
- a CDS encoding acyl-CoA carboxylase subunit beta, whose amino-acid sequence MSNQLEKVQELIALRNEARLGGGEKAIQKQHDKGKYTARERIAQLLDEGSFEELDMFVRHRCTNFGQEKKSYLGDGVVTGYGTIDGRLVYVFAQDFTVFGGSLSETMALKICKIMDMAMKMGAPVIGLNDSGGARIQEGINALAGYAEIFQRNIMASGVIPQISGILGPCAGGAVYSPALTDFTIMTKGISYMFLTGPKVVKTVTGEDVTQEALGGANVHACKSGVAHFAAEDGEEALKIIRKLFSFIPQNNLEEPPLVECTDPIDRLEDSLNDIIPDSATKPYDMYEVIGAIIDNGEFLEIQRDYAKNIIVGFARMNGQSVGIVANQPKYLAGVLDSNASRKGARFVRFCDAFNIPLVTLVDVPGFLPGTGQEYNGVILHGAKLLYAYGEATVPKVTVTLRKSYGGSHIVMSCKQLRGDMNYAWPTAEIAVMGGAGAVEVLYAREAKESDDPAKVLAEKEAEYNKLFCNPYNAAKYGYIDDVIEPRNTRFRVIRALQQLATKKVTNPAKKHGNIPL is encoded by the coding sequence ATGAGCAATCAACTCGAAAAAGTTCAGGAGCTAATTGCATTACGCAACGAAGCTCGTTTAGGTGGCGGCGAAAAAGCCATCCAGAAACAACACGATAAAGGTAAGTACACGGCACGTGAACGCATTGCCCAGCTGCTCGACGAAGGTTCGTTTGAGGAACTCGATATGTTTGTTCGCCATCGTTGCACCAACTTCGGCCAGGAGAAGAAAAGCTACCTCGGCGACGGCGTGGTGACAGGTTACGGAACAATCGACGGCCGTCTTGTGTACGTATTTGCACAGGACTTCACCGTATTCGGCGGCTCACTCTCGGAAACCATGGCCTTGAAGATATGCAAGATCATGGACATGGCCATGAAGATGGGCGCTCCCGTCATCGGTCTTAACGACTCTGGAGGTGCACGTATCCAGGAAGGCATCAACGCGCTTGCCGGATATGCCGAAATTTTCCAGCGCAACATCATGGCATCGGGTGTAATACCTCAGATTTCAGGTATTCTCGGTCCCTGCGCCGGCGGTGCAGTTTACTCTCCAGCCCTCACCGACTTCACCATCATGACCAAGGGCATCTCCTACATGTTCCTCACCGGTCCCAAGGTAGTGAAGACCGTTACCGGCGAAGATGTAACTCAGGAAGCTCTCGGCGGCGCCAATGTTCACGCCTGCAAGAGCGGTGTTGCACACTTTGCAGCCGAAGACGGCGAAGAGGCTCTCAAAATCATCCGCAAGCTCTTCAGCTTCATCCCGCAGAACAACCTTGAAGAGCCCCCGTTGGTTGAGTGCACCGATCCCATCGACCGTCTTGAGGATTCACTCAACGACATAATCCCCGACAGTGCAACCAAGCCCTACGACATGTATGAGGTAATCGGCGCAATCATCGACAACGGCGAATTCCTCGAAATCCAGCGCGACTACGCCAAGAACATCATCGTAGGTTTTGCCCGCATGAACGGCCAGTCGGTAGGTATCGTAGCCAACCAGCCCAAATATCTCGCCGGCGTGCTTGACAGCAACGCCTCACGCAAGGGCGCACGCTTCGTTCGCTTCTGCGACGCATTCAACATTCCGTTGGTAACACTCGTCGATGTTCCCGGATTCCTTCCCGGTACAGGCCAGGAGTACAACGGCGTAATCCTGCATGGAGCCAAGCTTCTCTACGCTTACGGCGAAGCCACAGTGCCCAAGGTAACCGTGACACTGCGCAAGAGCTACGGAGGAAGCCACATCGTGATGAGCTGTAAGCAGCTCCGCGGCGACATGAACTACGCATGGCCTACCGCCGAAATCGCCGTTATGGGCGGTGCAGGTGCAGTAGAGGTGCTCTATGCCCGTGAAGCCAAGGAATCGGACGATCCCGCAAAGGTTCTCGCCGAGAAGGAAGCCGAATACAACAAGCTCTTCTGCAACCCCTACAATGCAGCAAAGTACGGCTACATCGACGATGTAATCGAACCCCGCAACACTCGTTTCCGCGTAATCCGCGCTCTTCAGCAGCTCGCCACCAAGAAAGTGACCAACCCCGCCAAGAAGCACGGCAATATTCCTCTATAA
- the mce gene encoding methylmalonyl-CoA epimerase — translation MNISHIEHVGIAVPSLDEAIPFYENILGLKCFAIEEVADQKVRTAFFKVGQTKIELLEGTSDDSAISKFIANNGGRGGIQHIAFAMEDGVANALAEAEEKGCRLIDKAPRKGAEGLNIAFLHPKSTCGALIELCEDPNK, via the coding sequence ATGAACATTTCTCACATCGAACACGTGGGCATAGCCGTTCCCAGCTTGGACGAAGCTATACCTTTCTACGAGAACATTCTTGGCCTTAAATGCTTTGCCATTGAGGAAGTTGCCGACCAGAAAGTGCGTACAGCCTTCTTCAAAGTAGGACAAACCAAAATCGAGCTTCTTGAAGGCACAAGCGACGACAGTGCAATATCCAAGTTCATCGCCAACAACGGCGGTCGCGGCGGCATCCAGCACATAGCATTCGCTATGGAGGACGGTGTAGCCAACGCTCTTGCCGAAGCTGAGGAAAAAGGCTGCCGCCTTATCGACAAGGCTCCCCGCAAGGGTGCCGAAGGCCTCAACATCGCATTCCTCCACCCGAAGTCGACCTGCGGTGCGCTCATCGAGCTTTGCGAAGACCCCAACAAATAA
- a CDS encoding IS1634 family transposase, with amino-acid sequence MKLKITKTKKTSILYVQKAYRDKNGKSTSRIHERLGTLEEVRQRCGDRDPVEWAREYIARLTAQEKEGRQVIISRLSPTKLIEKGEAQSCESGYLFLKRLYHKVGMDRICEAISRKHKFDFDFNKVLELMVYERLLRPASKLGNYRRSGSYIEPFDIEKQHIYRSLDILDRHGEYIQKRLFLNSSKVVERDTTVMYYDCTNYFFERESADPDYVTDKKGNVHERIRKYGVSKEHRPNPIVQMGMFIDNSGMPVAMCINPGNANEQTTLIPTEKIIVEKMGVSKIVVCTDGGLGSLTVAFS; translated from the coding sequence ATGAAGCTGAAAATAACCAAGACAAAAAAGACTTCCATCCTTTATGTACAGAAGGCATACAGGGACAAGAACGGCAAAAGTACCTCAAGAATCCATGAGCGCCTTGGAACGCTTGAGGAAGTTCGTCAGAGATGCGGAGACAGAGATCCTGTTGAATGGGCCAGGGAATATATCGCCAGGCTTACGGCACAGGAGAAGGAGGGCCGGCAGGTGATAATATCACGTCTGTCGCCCACAAAGCTTATTGAAAAAGGCGAGGCTCAGAGTTGCGAGAGCGGATATCTGTTTCTTAAACGGCTGTACCATAAGGTCGGGATGGACAGGATATGCGAGGCAATCTCACGTAAACATAAGTTCGACTTCGATTTCAACAAAGTTCTGGAGCTGATGGTCTACGAACGGCTTTTGAGACCGGCTTCAAAACTAGGTAATTATCGCAGGAGCGGAAGCTATATCGAGCCTTTTGATATAGAAAAACAGCATATCTACAGGAGTCTGGATATCCTGGACAGACACGGTGAATACATCCAGAAGAGACTTTTCCTTAATTCGTCAAAGGTTGTCGAACGGGATACGACCGTCATGTACTATGACTGCACCAACTATTTTTTCGAGAGAGAATCTGCCGATCCGGACTATGTGACAGACAAAAAAGGGAACGTTCATGAACGTATACGCAAGTACGGAGTCTCCAAGGAACATCGACCGAACCCCATCGTACAGATGGGTATGTTCATCGACAACTCCGGCATGCCGGTTGCGATGTGCATCAATCCCGGCAATGCCAACGAACAGACTACCTTGATTCCAACTGAAAAGATTATAGTTGAGAAGATGGGGGTCAGCAAGATTGTAGTCTGTACAGACGGAGGTCTCGGTAGTTTGACAGTTGCATTTTCATGA
- a CDS encoding IS1634 family transposase yields the protein MKLKITKTKKTSILYVQKAYRDKNGKSTSRIHERLGTLEEVRQRCGDRDPVEWAREYIARLTAQEKEGRQVIISRLSPTKLIEKGEAQSCESGYLFLKRLYHKVGMDRICEAISRKHKFDFDFNKVLELMVYERLLRPASKLGNYRRSGSYIEPFDIEKQHIYRSLDILDRHGEYIQKRLFLNSSKVVERDTTVMYYDCTNYFFERESADPDYVTDKKGNVHERIRKYGVSKEHRPNPIVQMGMFIDNSGMPVAMCINPGNANEQTTLIPTEKIIVEKMGVSKIVVCTDGGLSSEGNRSYNSTAERSFITVQSIKKLEDNLRDWCLEPTGWKLVKSDTVQKDKRYRDADEDELEFDLTDADTARYYGDRTFYRERWIVNEKTKFSQRLIVTFSYKYRDYLRFLRQREIDKADSNARGNRTLTKSYKSPDRFLSETYATEDGEVAVFRTVSLNLDAISEEEKYDGFYAICTDLSDNVTKIIELNHNRWESEDAFRVIKTDFKGRPVFVWTAEHIRAHFIVCFITLLLFRIMEKELNYKYTSSAIIEKLRSMTMNIVKGEGYKPNFTRDDLTDDLHAKAGFRLDTEIVTRQKIKQIIANIKKG from the coding sequence ATGAAGCTGAAAATAACCAAGACAAAAAAGACTTCCATCCTTTATGTACAGAAGGCATACAGGGACAAGAACGGCAAAAGTACCTCAAGAATCCATGAGCGCCTTGGAACGCTTGAGGAAGTTCGTCAGAGATGCGGAGACAGAGATCCTGTTGAATGGGCCAGGGAATATATCGCCAGGCTTACGGCACAGGAGAAGGAGGGCCGGCAGGTGATAATATCACGTCTGTCGCCCACAAAGCTTATTGAAAAAGGCGAGGCTCAGAGTTGCGAGAGCGGATATCTGTTTCTTAAACGGCTGTACCATAAGGTCGGGATGGACAGGATATGCGAGGCAATCTCACGTAAACATAAGTTCGACTTCGATTTCAACAAAGTTCTGGAGCTGATGGTCTACGAACGGCTTTTGAGACCGGCTTCAAAACTAGGTAATTATCGCAGGAGCGGAAGCTATATCGAGCCTTTTGATATAGAAAAACAGCATATCTACAGGAGTCTGGATATCCTGGACAGACACGGTGAATACATCCAGAAGAGACTTTTCCTTAATTCGTCAAAGGTTGTCGAACGGGATACGACCGTCATGTACTATGACTGCACCAACTATTTTTTCGAGAGAGAATCTGCCGATCCGGACTATGTGACAGACAAAAAAGGGAACGTTCATGAACGTATACGCAAGTACGGAGTCTCCAAGGAACATCGACCGAACCCCATCGTACAGATGGGTATGTTCATCGACAACTCCGGCATGCCGGTTGCGATGTGCATCAATCCCGGCAATGCCAACGAACAGACTACCTTGATTCCAACTGAAAAGATTATAGTTGAGAAGATGGGGGTCAGCAAGATTGTAGTCTGTACAGACGGAGGTCTCTCTTCTGAAGGCAACCGGTCATATAACTCCACAGCAGAAAGATCATTCATAACGGTGCAGTCAATAAAGAAACTGGAGGATAATCTCAGGGACTGGTGTCTGGAACCGACAGGATGGAAACTTGTAAAGTCCGACACGGTACAAAAAGACAAGCGGTACCGGGATGCAGACGAGGATGAACTGGAGTTTGACCTGACTGATGCCGATACTGCCCGTTATTACGGAGACCGCACTTTTTATCGCGAGCGTTGGATTGTCAATGAAAAGACAAAGTTCTCTCAAAGATTGATTGTGACATTTTCATACAAATACCGCGACTACCTCCGATTCCTGCGTCAACGCGAGATTGACAAGGCTGACAGCAATGCACGTGGAAACAGGACATTGACCAAATCTTATAAGAGCCCTGACAGGTTCCTTTCCGAGACCTACGCCACAGAAGACGGCGAGGTTGCGGTATTCAGAACCGTCTCCCTGAATCTTGACGCCATATCAGAAGAAGAAAAATATGACGGCTTCTATGCGATATGTACGGATCTGTCTGACAATGTGACGAAAATCATCGAACTGAACCATAACCGCTGGGAGTCGGAGGATGCCTTCAGGGTCATCAAGACTGACTTCAAGGGTCGACCCGTCTTCGTCTGGACGGCGGAACACATAAGGGCCCACTTCATTGTCTGCTTTATCACACTACTGCTCTTCAGAATAATGGAAAAGGAACTGAACTATAAATACACATCCTCCGCTATAATTGAGAAACTACGGTCAATGACTATGAACATAGTCAAGGGAGAAGGCTACAAGCCTAACTTCACACGGGATGATCTTACCGATGACCTACATGCCAAAGCCGGCTTCAGACTCGACACCGAGATTGTTACTCGTCAGAAAATCAAACAGATTATTGCTAATATTAAAAAAGGTTAA
- the dnaK gene encoding molecular chaperone DnaK → MGKIIGIDLGTTNSCVAVLEGNDPVVIPNSEGRNTTPSIVAFIAGGERKVGDPAKRQAITNPEGTIYSIKRFMGEKFDEVSEEVKRVPYEVGRGDNGTARVLVDGREYTPQEISAMILQKMKKTAEDYLGQSVDEAVITVPAYFNDSQRQATKEAGEIAGLKVRRIVNEPTAAALAYGLDKSNKDQKIAVFDLGGGTFDISILELGDGVFEVKSTNGDTHLGGDDFDHVIIDWLADDFQQEYNVDLRKDSMALQRLKEAAEKAKIELSSSTTTEINLPYIMPVDGVPRHLVKTLTRAKFEQLADKLIQATVKPCEQALKDAGLSAKDIDEVILVGGSTRIPAIQEIVQKFFGKAPSKGVNPDEVVAVGAAIQGGVLSGDVKDVLLLDVVPLSVGIETLGGVMTKLIEANTTIPTRKSETFSTAADNQPSVEIHVLQGERPMAKDDKTLGKFHLDGIAPAPRGIPQIEVTFEIDANGILNVSAKDKATGKEQSIRIEASSGLTDAEIKRMKDEAAANAAADEAEKKRVDTLNQADTIIFQTEKQLNELGDKIPADKKSAIESALQRLKDAHKSQDVAAIESAINDIQKAFGEAQQDILNAQQQAQNAQPGAGQPGAGQAPHAGGDDHVTDVDFEEVK, encoded by the coding sequence ATGGGAAAGATTATTGGTATTGACTTGGGAACCACCAATTCCTGTGTAGCAGTACTTGAAGGAAATGACCCCGTTGTTATTCCTAACAGCGAAGGACGTAACACAACACCTTCCATCGTTGCATTCATTGCCGGTGGCGAGCGTAAGGTAGGTGACCCTGCAAAGCGTCAGGCAATCACCAACCCTGAAGGAACAATATACTCTATCAAGCGTTTCATGGGCGAGAAATTTGACGAAGTGTCTGAAGAAGTTAAGCGTGTGCCTTATGAAGTGGGCCGCGGCGATAACGGAACAGCACGTGTGCTTGTCGATGGACGTGAATACACTCCTCAGGAAATTTCGGCCATGATTCTTCAGAAGATGAAGAAGACTGCCGAGGATTATCTCGGACAGAGTGTCGACGAGGCTGTTATCACAGTGCCCGCCTACTTTAACGACTCTCAGCGTCAGGCCACCAAGGAAGCCGGTGAAATAGCCGGTCTTAAGGTGCGCCGTATCGTGAACGAGCCTACCGCAGCCGCACTTGCCTACGGTCTTGACAAGAGCAACAAGGATCAGAAGATTGCCGTGTTTGACCTCGGTGGCGGTACTTTCGATATCTCTATTCTTGAACTTGGCGACGGCGTGTTTGAGGTTAAGTCAACCAACGGTGATACCCACCTTGGCGGTGACGACTTCGACCATGTAATCATCGACTGGCTTGCCGATGACTTCCAGCAGGAGTACAATGTTGACCTCCGTAAGGATTCAATGGCCCTCCAGCGTCTTAAGGAAGCTGCCGAAAAGGCCAAGATCGAGCTTTCAAGCTCAACCACTACTGAAATCAACCTTCCTTATATAATGCCTGTCGACGGTGTTCCTCGTCACTTGGTAAAGACTCTTACCCGTGCAAAGTTTGAGCAGCTTGCCGACAAGCTCATCCAGGCAACTGTAAAGCCTTGTGAGCAGGCATTGAAGGATGCAGGCCTTTCGGCCAAGGACATTGATGAGGTAATCCTCGTCGGCGGTTCGACCCGTATACCTGCAATTCAGGAAATCGTTCAGAAGTTCTTCGGCAAGGCTCCTTCCAAGGGCGTAAACCCCGATGAGGTTGTTGCCGTAGGTGCTGCCATCCAGGGCGGTGTGCTTTCAGGCGATGTTAAGGATGTGCTTCTTCTTGATGTTGTGCCTCTGTCGGTTGGTATCGAAACCCTCGGTGGCGTGATGACCAAGCTTATCGAAGCCAACACTACCATTCCTACCCGTAAGAGCGAAACATTCTCAACTGCAGCCGACAACCAGCCTTCAGTTGAAATCCACGTTCTCCAGGGCGAGCGCCCCATGGCCAAGGATGACAAGACTCTTGGTAAGTTCCACCTTGACGGAATCGCTCCCGCACCCCGTGGCATACCTCAGATCGAAGTTACTTTTGAAATCGATGCCAACGGTATACTTAACGTTTCAGCCAAGGATAAGGCTACAGGCAAGGAGCAGAGCATACGTATCGAGGCTTCTTCGGGCTTGACCGATGCCGAAATCAAGCGTATGAAGGACGAGGCTGCAGCCAATGCCGCAGCCGATGAAGCTGAAAAGAAGCGTGTCGACACTCTTAACCAGGCCGATACAATTATCTTCCAGACCGAAAAGCAGCTCAACGAACTCGGCGATAAGATTCCTGCCGACAAGAAATCGGCAATCGAGTCAGCTCTACAGCGACTAAAGGATGCTCACAAGTCGCAGGATGTTGCCGCAATCGAATCGGCCATCAACGACATCCAGAAGGCATTCGGCGAAGCTCAGCAGGACATTCTCAATGCCCAGCAGCAGGCTCAGAACGCACAACCCGGTGCAGGCCAGCCCGGCGCAGGTCAGGCTCCCCATGCCGGCGGTGATGACCACGTAACCGATGTCGACTTCGAGGAAGTTAAATAA